A genomic stretch from Sander vitreus isolate 19-12246 unplaced genomic scaffold, sanVit1 ctg376_0, whole genome shotgun sequence includes:
- the LOC144513907 gene encoding E3 ubiquitin-protein ligase NEURL1-like: MTYVESSRGGSTHVGDLRATSNPSSPSSSPQTPSALGSGSSDPVVNGGLCSAAYCSSAGGTTPNSPVSLPKSPTFPTGRGPWSDECSICYENTVDTVIYACGHMCLCYGCGLKLKKMSNACCPICRRQIKDIIKTYRST; encoded by the exons GTTCCACTCATGTCGGGGATCTGCGGGCCACATCCAACCCCAGCtcgccctcctcctctccacaaACTCCCAGCGCCCTGGGCAGTGGCAGCTCTGACCCGGTGGTGAACGGAGGCCTGTGCTCCGCCGCTTACTGCAGCTCAGCAGGGG GAACAACCCCAAATTCGCCAGTCAGCCTCCCCAAGTCACCCACGTTCCCAACAGGCCGCGGGCCCTGGTCCGACGAGTGCTCCATCTGTTACGAGAACACGGTGGACACGGTCATTTACGCCTGCGGACACATGTGTCTGTGCTACGGCTGCGGTCTCAAACTCAAGAAGATGTCCAACGCCTGCTGTCCCATCTGCAGACGACAAATCAAAGACATTATCAAGACCTACCGGAGCACGTAA